A section of the Humulus lupulus chromosome 2, drHumLupu1.1, whole genome shotgun sequence genome encodes:
- the LOC133819404 gene encoding probable histone-arginine methyltransferase 1.4 isoform X1, translating into MEASVEKKGHKKQEFTLASVSELASSSSSALSSSPIVARFSADGGIPELRFYQESQSVAVVNVDLRVAQLFKLGPLTSVCVSEASDTSKEEYSRGVTIQFRNEAENSAFHCAFEQLKEDFISQGGRLPNGAISVSKSKFDDKIEPSSAKMYFHYYGQLLHQQNMLQDYVRTGTYYAAVIENRSDFYGRVVVDVGAGSGILSLFAAQAGAKHVYAVEASEMAEYARKLIAGNPALSQRITVIKGKVEEVELPEKADILISEPMGTLLVNERMLESYVIARDRFLQPSGKMFPTVGRIHMAPFSDEYLFVEIANKALFWQQENYYGVNLTALHGSAFQGYFSQPVVDAFDPRLLVAPSISHLIDFTKVKEEDLYEIDIPLRFIASVGARVHGLACWFDVLFNGSTVQRWLSTAPGAPTTHWYQLRCVLSQPLYVMAGQEITGQLRMVAHNAQSYTIYLTLSAKMWGPGADQGGVIQTSSCKLDLKEPYYRMSQPQAYTLAQDQQPHQLIQTQLSQHLALNLNSSMSSQTTIFVDCIIVERRKQSHSRTHH; encoded by the exons ATGGAGGCTTCTGTGGAGAAAAAGGGTCACAAAAAGCAAGAGTTTACTTTGGCCTCAGTCTCTGAGCtcgcttcttcttcttcctctgcTCTGTCTTCTTCGCCTATTGTTGCTCGGTTCAGCGCCGATGGTGGAATCCCCGAGCTACGGTTTTATCAAGAGTCTCAATCTGTTGCTGTTGTCAATGTTGATCTTCGAGTGGCTCAG CTATTCAAGTTGGGCCCTTTGACCTCTGTTTGTGTATCCGAAGCGTCTGATACGAGCAAAGAG GAGTACTCGAGGGGGGTGACTATCCAGTTTAGAAATGAGGCTGAGAACAGCGCCTTCCATTGTGCATTTGAGCAACTGAAGGAGGACTTTATTAGTCAAG GAGGACGATTACCAAATGGAGCAATATCAGTTTCTAAAAGCAAGTTTGATGATAAAATAGAACCATCTTCTGCTAAAATGTATTTCCATTATTATGGACAACTGCTTCATCAGCAAAACATGTTACAAGATTATGTTAGGACAG GAACGTATTATGCTGCTGTCATTGAAAACCGTAGTGATTTTTATGGTCGTGTGGTGGTTGATGTTGGTGCTGGTAGTGGTATCTTATCACTCTTTGCTGCTCAG GCTGGTGCAAAACATGTTTATGCTGTGGAGGCTTCTGAAATGGCAGAATATGCGAGGAAACTAATTGCTGGGAATCCAGCTTTGAGCCAACGAATAACG GTGATCAAAGGAAAAGTCGAGGAGGTTGAATTACCGGAGAAAGCAGACATTCTCATCTCAGAGCCAATGG GAACCTTATTAGTTAATGAAAGAATGCTGGAGTCCTATGTGATTGCAAGAGATCGGTTTCTTCAGCCATCTGGAAAAATGTTTCCTACAGTTGGAAG GATACACATGGCACCTTTCAGTGATGAATATTTATTCGTTGAAATTGCAAATAAG GCACTCTTCTGGCAGCAAGAGAATTATTATGGTGTGAATTTAACAGCCTTGCATGGATCAGCATTCCAAGGATATTTTTCACAG CCTGTAGTCGATGCTTTTGATCCAAGATTGTTGGTAGCTCCTTCAATATCTCATTTGATAGACTTTACTAAAGTTAAG GAAGAGGACTTGTATGAAATTGACATACCATTGCGATTCATAGCCTCTGTGGGTGCTAGAGTGCATGGACTCGCATGCTGGTTTGATGTCTTGTTTAATGGAAG TACTGTTCAAAGGTGGCTTTCCACAGCCCCTGGCGCACCAACAACACACTGGTACCAATTACGCTGTGTTCTTTCGCAGCCACTTTATGTCATGGCTGGACAAGAAATTACAGGACAACTCCGAATGGTTGCTCACAATGCTCAAAGTTACACAATATATTTGACGTTGTCAG CGAAAATGTGGGGCCCCGGTGCCGATCAAGGAGGGGTAATTCAAACATCATCTTGCAAACTAGATTTGAAAGAACCATACTACAGAATGTCCCAACCACAAGCTTACACATTGGCTCAAGATCAGCAACCGCATCAGCTTATACAAACACAG CTCTCTCAACATTTAGCTCTCAACCTTAACTCTTCAATGTCATCGCAGACTACCATTTTCGTCGACTGCATCATAGTCGAAAGACGAAAGCAAAGCCACTCAAGAACACATCATTGA
- the LOC133819404 gene encoding probable histone-arginine methyltransferase 1.3 isoform X3, with product MEASVEKKGHKKQEFTLASVSELASSSSSALSSSPIVARFSADGGIPELRFYQESQSVAVVNVDLRVAQLFKLGPLTSVCVSEASDTSKEEYSRGVTIQFRNEAENSAFHCAFEQLKEDFISQGGRLPNGAISVSKSKFDDKIEPSSAKMYFHYYGQLLHQQNMLQDYVRTGTYYAAVIENRSDFYGRVVVDVGAGSGILSLFAAQAGAKHVYAVEASEMAEYARKLIAGNPALSQRITVIKGKVEEVELPEKADILISEPMGTLLVNERMLESYVIARDRFLQPSGKMFPTVGRIHMAPFSDEYLFVEIANKALFWQQENYYGVNLTALHGSAFQGYFSQPVVDAFDPRLLVAPSISHLIDFTKVKEEDLYEIDIPLRFIASVGARVHGLACWFDVLFNGSTVQRWLSTAPGAPTTHWYQLRCVLSQPLYVMAGQEITGQLRMVAHNAQSYTIYLTLSAKMWGPGADQGGVIQTSSCKLDLKEPYYRMSQPQAYTLAQDQQPHQLIQTQTTIFVDCIIVERRKQSHSRTHH from the exons ATGGAGGCTTCTGTGGAGAAAAAGGGTCACAAAAAGCAAGAGTTTACTTTGGCCTCAGTCTCTGAGCtcgcttcttcttcttcctctgcTCTGTCTTCTTCGCCTATTGTTGCTCGGTTCAGCGCCGATGGTGGAATCCCCGAGCTACGGTTTTATCAAGAGTCTCAATCTGTTGCTGTTGTCAATGTTGATCTTCGAGTGGCTCAG CTATTCAAGTTGGGCCCTTTGACCTCTGTTTGTGTATCCGAAGCGTCTGATACGAGCAAAGAG GAGTACTCGAGGGGGGTGACTATCCAGTTTAGAAATGAGGCTGAGAACAGCGCCTTCCATTGTGCATTTGAGCAACTGAAGGAGGACTTTATTAGTCAAG GAGGACGATTACCAAATGGAGCAATATCAGTTTCTAAAAGCAAGTTTGATGATAAAATAGAACCATCTTCTGCTAAAATGTATTTCCATTATTATGGACAACTGCTTCATCAGCAAAACATGTTACAAGATTATGTTAGGACAG GAACGTATTATGCTGCTGTCATTGAAAACCGTAGTGATTTTTATGGTCGTGTGGTGGTTGATGTTGGTGCTGGTAGTGGTATCTTATCACTCTTTGCTGCTCAG GCTGGTGCAAAACATGTTTATGCTGTGGAGGCTTCTGAAATGGCAGAATATGCGAGGAAACTAATTGCTGGGAATCCAGCTTTGAGCCAACGAATAACG GTGATCAAAGGAAAAGTCGAGGAGGTTGAATTACCGGAGAAAGCAGACATTCTCATCTCAGAGCCAATGG GAACCTTATTAGTTAATGAAAGAATGCTGGAGTCCTATGTGATTGCAAGAGATCGGTTTCTTCAGCCATCTGGAAAAATGTTTCCTACAGTTGGAAG GATACACATGGCACCTTTCAGTGATGAATATTTATTCGTTGAAATTGCAAATAAG GCACTCTTCTGGCAGCAAGAGAATTATTATGGTGTGAATTTAACAGCCTTGCATGGATCAGCATTCCAAGGATATTTTTCACAG CCTGTAGTCGATGCTTTTGATCCAAGATTGTTGGTAGCTCCTTCAATATCTCATTTGATAGACTTTACTAAAGTTAAG GAAGAGGACTTGTATGAAATTGACATACCATTGCGATTCATAGCCTCTGTGGGTGCTAGAGTGCATGGACTCGCATGCTGGTTTGATGTCTTGTTTAATGGAAG TACTGTTCAAAGGTGGCTTTCCACAGCCCCTGGCGCACCAACAACACACTGGTACCAATTACGCTGTGTTCTTTCGCAGCCACTTTATGTCATGGCTGGACAAGAAATTACAGGACAACTCCGAATGGTTGCTCACAATGCTCAAAGTTACACAATATATTTGACGTTGTCAG CGAAAATGTGGGGCCCCGGTGCCGATCAAGGAGGGGTAATTCAAACATCATCTTGCAAACTAGATTTGAAAGAACCATACTACAGAATGTCCCAACCACAAGCTTACACATTGGCTCAAGATCAGCAACCGCATCAGCTTATACAAACACAG ACTACCATTTTCGTCGACTGCATCATAGTCGAAAGACGAAAGCAAAGCCACTCAAGAACACATCATTGA
- the LOC133819404 gene encoding probable histone-arginine methyltransferase 1.4 isoform X2, which translates to MEASVEKKGHKKQEFTLASVSELASSSSSALSSSPIVARFSADGGIPELRFYQESQSVAVVNVDLRVAQLFKLGPLTSVCVSEASDTSKEEYSRGVTIQFRNEAENSAFHCAFEQLKEDFISQGGRLPNGAISVSKSKFDDKIEPSSAKMYFHYYGQLLHQQNMLQDYVRTGTYYAAVIENRSDFYGRVVVDVGAGSGILSLFAAQAGAKHVYAVEASEMAEYARKLIAGNPALSQRITVIKGKVEEVELPEKADILISEPMGTLLVNERMLESYVIARDRFLQPSGKMFPTVGRIHMAPFSDEYLFVEIANKALFWQQENYYGVNLTALHGSAFQGYFSQPVVDAFDPRLLVAPSISHLIDFTKVKEEDLYEIDIPLRFIASVGARVHGLACWFDVLFNGSTVQRWLSTAPGAPTTHWYQLRCVLSQPLYVMAGQEITGQLRMVAHNAQSYTIYLTLSAKMWGPGADQGGVIQTSSCKLDLKEPYYRMSQPQAYTLAQDQQPHQLIQTQDIPIQSQDLDDTDLIAQPSPASVAQLNTLNV; encoded by the exons ATGGAGGCTTCTGTGGAGAAAAAGGGTCACAAAAAGCAAGAGTTTACTTTGGCCTCAGTCTCTGAGCtcgcttcttcttcttcctctgcTCTGTCTTCTTCGCCTATTGTTGCTCGGTTCAGCGCCGATGGTGGAATCCCCGAGCTACGGTTTTATCAAGAGTCTCAATCTGTTGCTGTTGTCAATGTTGATCTTCGAGTGGCTCAG CTATTCAAGTTGGGCCCTTTGACCTCTGTTTGTGTATCCGAAGCGTCTGATACGAGCAAAGAG GAGTACTCGAGGGGGGTGACTATCCAGTTTAGAAATGAGGCTGAGAACAGCGCCTTCCATTGTGCATTTGAGCAACTGAAGGAGGACTTTATTAGTCAAG GAGGACGATTACCAAATGGAGCAATATCAGTTTCTAAAAGCAAGTTTGATGATAAAATAGAACCATCTTCTGCTAAAATGTATTTCCATTATTATGGACAACTGCTTCATCAGCAAAACATGTTACAAGATTATGTTAGGACAG GAACGTATTATGCTGCTGTCATTGAAAACCGTAGTGATTTTTATGGTCGTGTGGTGGTTGATGTTGGTGCTGGTAGTGGTATCTTATCACTCTTTGCTGCTCAG GCTGGTGCAAAACATGTTTATGCTGTGGAGGCTTCTGAAATGGCAGAATATGCGAGGAAACTAATTGCTGGGAATCCAGCTTTGAGCCAACGAATAACG GTGATCAAAGGAAAAGTCGAGGAGGTTGAATTACCGGAGAAAGCAGACATTCTCATCTCAGAGCCAATGG GAACCTTATTAGTTAATGAAAGAATGCTGGAGTCCTATGTGATTGCAAGAGATCGGTTTCTTCAGCCATCTGGAAAAATGTTTCCTACAGTTGGAAG GATACACATGGCACCTTTCAGTGATGAATATTTATTCGTTGAAATTGCAAATAAG GCACTCTTCTGGCAGCAAGAGAATTATTATGGTGTGAATTTAACAGCCTTGCATGGATCAGCATTCCAAGGATATTTTTCACAG CCTGTAGTCGATGCTTTTGATCCAAGATTGTTGGTAGCTCCTTCAATATCTCATTTGATAGACTTTACTAAAGTTAAG GAAGAGGACTTGTATGAAATTGACATACCATTGCGATTCATAGCCTCTGTGGGTGCTAGAGTGCATGGACTCGCATGCTGGTTTGATGTCTTGTTTAATGGAAG TACTGTTCAAAGGTGGCTTTCCACAGCCCCTGGCGCACCAACAACACACTGGTACCAATTACGCTGTGTTCTTTCGCAGCCACTTTATGTCATGGCTGGACAAGAAATTACAGGACAACTCCGAATGGTTGCTCACAATGCTCAAAGTTACACAATATATTTGACGTTGTCAG CGAAAATGTGGGGCCCCGGTGCCGATCAAGGAGGGGTAATTCAAACATCATCTTGCAAACTAGATTTGAAAGAACCATACTACAGAATGTCCCAACCACAAGCTTACACATTGGCTCAAGATCAGCAACCGCATCAGCTTATACAAACACAG GATATACCTATTCAGTCACAGGATTTAGATGACACTGATTTAATTGCACAACCATCTCCAGCTTCAGTTGCACAGCTTAACACGTTGAATGTTTAA